Proteins from a single region of Colias croceus chromosome Z, ilColCroc2.1:
- the LOC123704935 gene encoding uncharacterized protein LOC123704935 — protein MAILTPTKRSPANRATFIYKDLSTCTHVFIRNDTVRAPLTPPYDGPYEVLKRYDKYYQIQLPLRTTVVSIDRLKPAYILNEDVEGMASTAVASTPTPTSATSSVPATDYNTDKAHPYTTRSGRVVKKNVRFA, from the coding sequence ATGGCTATACTCACACCGACTAAACGATCCCCCGCAAATCGagcaacatttatttacaaggaTTTGTCTACGTGTACTCATGTATTCATACGGAACGATACAGTTCGAGCACCACTCACTCCGCCGTATGACGGCCCTTATGAAGTGCTGAAGCGCTACGACAAGTACTACCAAATACAGTTACCACTTCGGACTACAGTAGTATCAATTGACAGACTCAAGCCTGCATATATATTAAACGAAGATGTTGAAGGTATGGCAAGCACAGCAGTAGCATCTACACCTACACCTACGAGTGCTACGTCGTCAGTGCCTGCTACAGACTACAACACGGACAAGGCACATCCCTACACTACAAGAAGTGGACGCGTCGTCAAGAAAAATGTTCGCTTCGCTTGA